The Thermomicrobiales bacterium sequence ATCTCGATCAAGCCTTGTTCGTTTTTGCCGTTCGCCATCCTGAGCCGCATCGCCGCATGCTCGACCGATTCCTGGTGCTGGCGGAGGACCGCGGGCTCACAGCGATGATCGGGGTCAACAAGATCGACCTCGACGAGACCCTGCCCGACGGTCGACTTCTCTCCCGCTCGATCTTTGGGGATTACGAATCGATCTATCCGGTCTTCTACTTCAGCGCACGCAGCGGCGCCGGCATTCCCGAGCTACGCGCAGCCCTGCAGGACAAGACGACCGTGCTTACCGGTCCGTCCGGTGTCGGGAAATCGAGCATTCTCAACGCGCTCGGGGCCGAACGGGTTCGCGATGTCGGCGCCATTTCTGACGCCACCGGCAAAGGCCGACATACGACGACTTCGGCTGAGCTCATCAATCTGGACAGTACGACGTTCGTGGCCGATACGCCGGGGATTCGCTCGCTCGCCATGCACGGGGTTGCTCCCGAACTGCTCGACCAGCGCTTCCGGGAGTTCCTGCCCTATCTCGGGCAGTGTTTCTATGCCGATTGCCGTCACTTGACCGAACCCGGATGCGCCGTGCTCGATGCCGTCGCCGCCGGGTCCGTTTCCCCGGAGCGCTACGAGAGTTACGCGGCGCTCCAGCGCGATCGGGACTAGGTGAGACGGTTGTCGGTTGTCAGTTGTCAGTTGTCAGTAGCCAGTTGTCAGTCGTCAGTGGCCAGTCGTGAATGGTCCGGTGTGGAGTGTGTCGAGTGGCACTGGACCCTGGACTTTGGACTCCGGACTCAAAGCCCCGGACTCTCACCGCACGATCGACTCTTCCGGCGACTCGCCGTATTGTGAAACTCGTCGATCCGGGTTTTGCCTTCGCGAATCTGCTGGCACGGAATAGCGTCATGTCCATGAAGCGTGGTTCGCCATCGGCGATCGCAGCAACACGACCCGATAGCCGGTGCAGTCTTGAATGACGTGCCGCTGTCTCCCGCCATGACAAACAGTCCGTCGATCTGATCCAGCTTGTCGATGATCGGATGACCGTCTGGGCTCTGCATATAGACACCCGTCCAGCCGCCACGCATGGTCGAGTTCGCGAAGGCCGGAAACCGTCGAGCCAGCGTGCGCCGGGCAAGATCGATGTATGACTGCTCCAGCGTCTCCTCGAAATCTGTCGGATCGGTGCCGTCCCGGTCTCCCACCGTGACGCCAATCAGTGTGCTCGTCGGCGTGACCGGGGCAATCCAGGCACTGTTGACTGAATCGATCACCACACGGTGCCGACGATTGGTTGGCAGATCGTAGGGGTGACGGAAGATCACGACGCGAGACCGGCGAGGAAAGAGCCCGAGATCGATATCCAGTGGCAGCAGCAGGCGGTTTGCGAACGCCCCGGCGGCGACCAGGACGATGGGAGTCGCGATGGCCCCATGTGTCGTCTTGACCCCGGTGATCTTGCCTCCTTCGGTGACGATGCGGGTCGCTTCCACACCCGTCAGGATCGTCGCACCTCGCTTCGAGGCGGCCTGCGCAAAACCAAAGGCCGTCGCATTCGAATCGGCGAACCCGGAAGACGGTTCGTATGCGGCGACCGTGATGTCGCTGGTGTCGATGAACGGTTCGATGAACGCGATTTCGTCGCGGGTCACGATCATGGTGTCGCTGCCCAGTTCGCGTTGCATCGCGACATTCCTGCGCAGCGCTTCTTCGTCGTCCGGGGAGACGAGGCGCAGGAAGCCGACCTGTTCCAACCCGGGATCGCCGGCTCCGACCTGCTCGGCCCAGCCACGGAAGATACGCATGCTGGCCAGCGCGAGCTGTGTCTCCTGCGGATTGGTGTAGTGCGCGCGCACGAGCGCGCCCGACTTGCCGGTGGCTCCCGCGCCGATATGCGCGCGTTCCAGAACGACCGGTCGAATCCCCTTGCGGGTAAGCTGGTACGCGGCGGACAGACCATTGACCCCGCCGCCGATAACAACGGCTTCTGCGGTGGCCGGGAACGAATTCGAGCTGGTTTCGAGCGACATGGCGTTTCCTCCTGGGCGGATTCTACGGCCCGGAAGCAGCACGCCGACGAGTGGGATGTGCACGATGCGTGAACGACGACAAGTTTCCAACGACAAGGTCGACGAGCTGATCGTCTTTCTGACCCCATATGTCCGCTCGCTGCTCGAGCGGGTCGAAGCGGACGAGTTCACCACCACCCAGTTCATCGAGGTCATGCACCTCGATCCTCAGAGCGAGATCGCATACCAGCAGGCCATATCCGAATGGGGTGAAAACGAGAACAACGCGCGGCTGGTCATACACGGGCAGGTGATTCCGGCCGCATTGCGGGCATCCGGCAAAGTGGAATGGATTGGCTTCGCGCACGAGGAAGAAGATCCCTGGTCGGTTCCCGCGTGGTGGCGCCTCATCACCGATGATCCCGAGTAAAGCCATCGAAACGCGCCCCGAATCCTCACAGACCATCGAAAAGCGGATGAGAAGCGCGAAGAATTGCTCCATTCGGGGGTAGGATGGGAATCGGGCGGCGTATATACTTCAGGTTCTGACGGATGCCGTCTTCGCCTTGCGATGACTGCGTTCGCGGATCGACCGCGTGCGCTTGCGCCCACGTGGGGCCGCACAGGACGGACGTGCGCTGGTAGCGCGGCCGTATCGATGCGAATCCTGCCCATTTTTCCCCGACCGCTTACACCTACATGGACACACCGAATGCAAGACAACTCAGGAAAGAACGGAAACGATCAGAAAAGCTGGATCGATCGTGTCTGGAACCGCGGTGGCGGTGACAACAAGGAAGGCAAGGACGGCGAGCCCGGCTCGACGCGTCCACGCGTTCCGAGCTGGCTGATCGGCCTCCTCATTCTGGCGCTGGTCGGTTGGTATCTCTACCAGAACTTTGTTCCACGTTCCGATTCGTCCACCACCTCGGTGCCCTATTCGGTCGTGACTGCGCAGATCGACGCTGGCAATGTGAAGGAAGCCACCATCACCGATTCGTCGATTCGGGTGGAACTGGAAGATCCGGTCTACTGGAACAAGACCGACCAGGAGATCGAAACGGCCAGCGGTTCGGACAACGTCGAAACCGATCAGCTCAAGGCCACGATTCCGCCGGTTGTTCAGACCAACAACCAGCAACTGATGGATCAGCTCGCCGCCCAGGACGTTGTGGTGAATGGTGAGCAGCAGTCCAGCTCACTCTGGACCGGCCTGCTGGTCAGCTTCTTGCCGATCTTGCTCTTCCTTGGATTGATCCTCTTCATGGGCCGCCAGATGACGCGCGGCCAACAGAATGTCTTCGGTTTTGGCCGTAGCCGCGCCAGGCAACACGATCCAGAGCGGCCGCAAGTGACGTTCGCCGACGTTGCGGGTGAAGAAGAGGCCAAGCGCGAGCTGACGGAAGTGGTGGACTTCCTGCGCAATCCCGCGAAATACCACCAGCTCGGCGCTCGATTGCCGCGCGGCGTGTTGCTGGTCGGCCCTCCGGGCACCGGCAAGACGCTCATGGCGCGCGCCGTCGCCGGTGAAGCGGGGGTTCCCTTCTTCAGCATTTCAGCATCTGAGTTCGTGGAGATGTTCGTCGGTGTCGGCGCCAGCCGGGTGCGCGACCTTTTCGAAAAGGCGAAAGCAAACTCGCCGGCCATCATCTTCATCGATGAGCTCGACGCCGTTGGGCGCCAGCGGTTCGCCGGGCTCGGTGGCTCCAACGACGAGCGCGAGCAGACGCTCAATCAGCTCCTGGTCGAAATGGATGGATTCGACACCAACCAGGAAGTGATCATCATGGCGGCCACCAACCGTCCCGACGTGCTGGATCCCGCGCTGCTGCGCCCTGGCCGCTTCGACCGGCAGGTGACGATCGGGCTGCCAGACCGGGCGGGCCGAGAATCGATCCTCAAGATCCACTCGCGCGGTATTCCGCTCTCAGCCGATGTCGATATTTCAAGTCTCGCGAAGGGAACCACCGGCTTCTCAGGCGCCGATCTTTCGAACCTGGTCAATGAGGCTGCTCTGACCGCCGCTCGACGCAACAAGAAGCTCATCGACAAGAGCGACTTCGAGGACGCGCTCGACAAGGTCCTGCTGGGAACCGTGCGCGCGGCCATCATGAACGACGACGACCGCAAGGTGATCGCGTATCACGAAGGCGGCCACGCGCTGATCGCGCACCTGACACCTGGCACCGACCCGCTGCGCAAGGTCAGCATCGTTCCACGCGGCCGCGCGCTCGGTGTGGCGATTCAGTCGCCAGAGGAAGATCGGTACAACGTCTCCAAGACCTACCTCCTCGGGCGCATCGACACCGCGCTGGGTGGGCGAGCAGCGGAGATCGTGGTGTTCGACGAAATCACGACTGGTGCCGAAAGCGACCTGAAACAGGCGACGGCGCTTGCTCGCCGCATGGTCGGCCTCTGGGGTATGAGCGAGGATGTCGGCCCGGTCTATCTTGGCACGGGTGAGGAGCATGTCTTCCTCGGTCGCGAGATCGTCCAGGAGAAAGCGTTTTCCGATGCGACCGCAACCCGGCTCGATCAGGCCGTGCGCGAGCTGGTGGAGAGCTCACTCGGCCGCGCGATCGGGATGGTGAGCGAGAACCGGGACAAGCTCGAACTGCTCGTGCAGGCCTTGCTGGAAAAGGAAACGCTCGATGCCACTGAGGTCACTGCGATTCTCGGTCCTCGTCCCGGCGACGCTCCCGACGAGCCGATTTCGCTCGATGGCGCTGTCGAAGAACAGCGCGTGAGCGTCGATCTCAATGGCTCCCCAATCGGGGCGGCCGAGTAAGGCGAGCCGGAACGTGGTTTGGCAGCGCATCGCCGCGCTCCTTCTCAGTCTCATTGCAGGAGCGGCCATGGTTGCGACCGTGGTCGCCGAAGCTCCCACGATCATTCCGGTTGCCCCTGTTCGATCCTACGAGGTCGTGAACGAGTATCCGCATGACCCCGCTGCGTTCACCCAGGGATTGATTCTCGTCGACGGACAACTCTATGAGGGCACCGGTCTGAACGGGCGTTCCGAGCTGCGGTTGGTCGATCTGGAAACCGGAGCAGTGCTAGAGCGGCGCCAACTGGACAGCGAGTACTTTGGCGAAGGCGTCACCGTGCTTGGCGATTCGATCTATCAGATCACCTGGCAAACCGGTGTCGCCTTCGTCTACGACAGGGATTCCTTCGAGCAAACGGGCTCATTCACCTACGATACCGAGGGCTGGGGGCTGACGCACGACGGTACGTCCCTGATCATGAGCGACGGCTCCGACCAGCTCTACTACCGGGACCCAGAGACATTCGAAGTCACGAAGCAGATCAGCGTCCACGACGGCGACAACCCGATCTCACATCTCAACGAGCTCGAGTACATCGATGGTGTCATCTGGGCGAATGTCTGGCAGACCAACTTCATTGCCAGGATCGATCCAGAAACGGGCGCGGTGATCGACTGGCTCGATCTCGCTGCGCTCACCCAGGACGTGGTTGCATCTGGGCAGCCGGTCGACGTCTTGAACGGTATCGCCTGGAACCCGGAGACCGAAACGGTCTACGTGACCGGCAAACTCTGGCCAACCCTTTTCGAGATCCGTTTGGCCAGCGAAAGCTGATTTCCAGCCCATCCGAGAATGGCTCACAATCGGGCATACTACCGACAGCGATTGAACGCTGAGTTCTCCCCGGGAAAGGATCGTTCCGTTGGCTGACGCAGACGTCAACATTACCCACGAGCTCCCCGCCATCGATGCGCAGGAGCTCGACGCCCTCAAAGCAATCGAGCGTCGGATGCTCTGGCTTTCGACGCAGATGATCCACCACGCCAACAACGTACGCCCGAACCCGGAAAAGACCAAAGTCGGTGGCCACCAGGCGTCGTCCGCCTCGGTCATCTCGATCATGACGGCGCTCTACTTCAATTTCCTGCGAGCGGGTGACCGCGTTTCGATCAAGCCCCACGCTTCGCCGGCGTATCACGCCGCCCAGTACTTGCTCGGCAATCTGGATCGGGACTATCTCCCAACCCTTCGGCAATACAAGGGCCTGCAGGCGTATCCCAGCCGCACCAAGGACCCGGATCCGGTCGATTTCTCGACCGGCTCGGTTGGGCTTGGCGCTGTCGCGCCGGTCTATGCCGCGCTTGCCAGCAGGTATGCCCAGCTCCACTGGGGCGAAGACGCCGTTACTTCTGGCCGCTTCGTCGCACTGATGGGCGACGCCGAACTGGATGAAGGAAACGTCTGGGAAACGGTTGCCGAGGAAGCAATCCGCGGTCTTGGCAACGTGATCTGGATCGTCGATCTCAACCGTCAGAGCCTCGACCGGGTCATTCCGGGGGTGCGCGCCGATCGGCTGAAGGCGCTCTTCGCTGGCGCGGGGTGGAAGGTCTTCGAAGCGAAGTACGGCACCCAGCTCGAAGCGGCAATGGCTGGACCTGGTGGGAGCGCGCTCCGACGACGCATCGACGAAATGAGCAATGAGGAGTATCAAGCCCTCATTCGACTCAAGGATGGCGCCGAGCTTCGCTCGCGCATTTCCGCGGTGGCCGATGCCGCCTATCGCGCAGACATTCTTCGTTCTCTGAAATCCACACCAGACGACGATTTGCGTGAGCTGATAGCCAATCTCGGTGGACATGACCTGCCGAAACTCATCGAGGTGTTCCACCAGGCAGACGCGGTGGTGGACGCACCTGCGGTCGTGTTTGCCTATACCGTCAAGGGGTGGGGATTGCCGATGGCAGGCGATCCGCTCAATCACTCGCTGCTGCTGACTCAGTCGCAAATGGATGCGTTGCTGCCGACCCTGGGCGATGGCATCGAAGATGTCTGGGCAGGGCTGCCTGAGAATTCCGCCGCCTGGCAACTGGCCCGCGCGGCGGCCGACCGCCTGACTGTGAGCCGCGAGGCAGGCCCGGTGTTCGATCCTGCGACGCTGCCTTCCACTCTGGATGCGCGGCATCCGCAAACGACGTCCACCCAGGAGGCGTTGGGCCGTGCCCTGGCCCGGTTGGCCGATATCGAAGCCGTGCGAGATCGATTGGTGACAATGTCTCCTGACGTTGCCACCTCGACCCATCTCTCGGGCTGGATCAACAAAGCCGGCGTCTTCGCCTTCGAAGAAGGCCCGGTCTATGAGATCGGCGGCCAGCAGATGCTGAAGTGGCATCCGTCGCCCGAAGGGCATCACATCGAGCTCGGCATTTCCGAGATGAATCTCTTCATGTGCCTGGGGCAGTTCGGGCTCTCATATGAACTGACGGGTCAGCATCTCATCCCCATTGGAACGGTGTACGACCCGTTCGTTTGTCGCGGTCTCGATGCGCTCATCTACAGCCTCTATGTGGGGTCGAAGATGATCTTCGCCGGCACCCCGGCGGGCGTTTCGCTCAGCCCGGAAGGCGGCGCCCACCAAAGCACGATCACACCCTCGATCGGGATGGAGCTGCCCGGTCTTGTGCTCTACGAACCCGCGTTCGCGACCGAGTTGGAATGGATCCTGCTCGAAGCGATTGCGCAGGTCAGCGATCGAGAGCATGGGCTGTCCACCTACTTGCGACTCTCGACCAAGCCGGTCGACCAGGCACTGATTCAGGAGCCGCTGGCGCGTTTCGGCGAAGCCGAGCTGCGGCGACAGGTGCTGGCAGGCGGCTATCGCCTGATCGACCGCACCATCCATGCCCCCGAATTGCCGGCATCGGACGCGGTCAACATTTTCGTTGGCGGCATCATGGCGCCGGAAGCGATCGAAGCGGCACACCGGTTGCACGAAGAAGGCGTTGCGGCGAACGTGATTGTCACCACCAGCGCGGACAAGCTCTTCGCCAGCTTGCAAGACTCGCGCCGGGCGCTGTTGCGCGACGCCAGCGCGACACTCGACCTGGGGCATCTGGAAACGCTGATACCGCTCGATGAACGACGCGCGCCCATCGTGACCGTGCAAGACGGCGCCTCCCATGCCATGAGCTTCCTCGGCTCGGTCTTTGGTGTGCCGGTGGTGCCATTGGGAGTGGACGAGTTCGGCCAGTCGGGCACGCGAGCCGATCTCTACCACCAGACCGGCATCGACGCCGACCAGATCGTCAATGCGGCGATGCTCTCGCTGGAGCTTGGGGCAGCAGCGCGGGGCTGAGCCGCCATGCTGGATCCCGACGCACGAAAGCGACTGTTGCGCTCATTCACCTATGGCTTGTTTTGGGTGACGTCGGAGCTTGACGGTGAACGGGGCATTTTCACCGCGAATTGGGTGAGCCAGGCGTCGTTCGATCCACCGATGCTCATGCTGTCGGTCGAGAAGGCAAGCTCGACGCTGCCGTTGATGCAAGCGAGTGGGCGATTCGTCATCGGTCCATTTCGAGACGATCAGCGAGAACTGGCCGGTAATCTCGGCCGCCCACGAATCCGCGTCGGTGACAAGATCGACGTGTTCGCGCTCGACGTCGTCTCCATGGAGTCGGGCGGCCTCGCCTTGGCGGACAGTCTGGGCGCGCTGGCGTGCGAGATCCGCGAGTATGTCAATGCTGGCGACTCGATCGTCCTCGTTGCAGAAGTCGTCGAAGCGCGTCTCTTTGGCGATGGCGAGCCACTGACGATGGCGGCTGCCGGTTTTCGTCATTTTGGCTAACCGGACGCGCGTGCTTGTGGGTCGACCGATTGCCTCGCCGCGTTCTCGACGACGCGACAGCAGCCGGCGACATGAGTCGCCGGCTGCCACGGAGCGGATCGAACGTCGATCCCCCTACATTTGATAGGCCGTCTCGCCGTGGAGGGAGAGATCGAGACCAGCGGACTCCGCATCCTCGGATGCGCGGAGCCCGAAGACCGCATTCACGATCTTGAGCAAGACGAAGCTGACCACCGAGACATAGGCGATGACTGCGACCACCGCGACGATTTGCTTCACGAGTTGTTCCGGATTGCCGTAGAGCAGTCCATCCGAGCCGATTCCATTGAGGGACGCATCAGCAAAGATGCCAGTGGCCAACGCTCCCCAGATGCCGCCGACGCCATGCACGGCAAATACGTCGAGCGCATCGTCCACCTGGCCGCCGGCTCGGATCAGCTCCGCCGCGAAGAAGCAGACGATGCCGCCAACCAATCCGATGGCGATCGAGGAGAGCGGGCTCACGTAACCGGCAGCTGGAGTGACGGCCACCAGCCCCGCGACCGCGCCAACGCCGCATCCCAATACCGACGGTTTCCCGGTGCGGATCCATGCCATTCCGACCCAGGCAAGCCCGGCGGCGGCGGCGGCGAGGGTCGTTGCGACGAACGCGTTGGCAGCGAGGCCATCCGCGGCGAGCGCGCTTCCAGCATTGAAGCCATACCAACCGAACCAAAGGAGACCGGCGCCGATCAGGGTCATGGGGATGTCATGCGGCGTGAAGCCTTCCTTCTCGACTCCGGCGCGGCGGCCAATGACAAACGCGGCGATGAGCGCAGTGACCCCCGATGCGATGTGCACCACGGTGCCACCGGCGAAGTCCATTGCGCCGTAGTCGAGGAGCCAGCCCCCCGCGGCCCATACCCAGTGGCAAACCACGGAATAGACCAATGTCGACCACAGGATCGCAAAGACGATGAAGGCCTTGAAGTTCTTCCGTTCGGCGAACGCGCCGGAGATGAGCGCCACTGTGATGATGGCGAACATCATCTGGAAGAACATGAAGACCATGGCGGGAACGCCGGTCGCGCCAGGTTCCACACCAACGTTGCGTAGACCGATGTAGTCGAGATTGCCGATGAATCGCCCTGTGCCGCCGAACGCGATCGAATAGCCCCAGAGCGCCCAGACGATGGCGATGAGGCAGAGAATGAAATAGCTGTGCATCAGCGTCGAAAGCACGTTTTTCTTGCGGACAAGTCCGCCGTAGAACAACCCTAGCCCTGGTGTCATCAACATCACGAGCGCAGATGACATGAGAACCCATGCGGTGTTTCCGGTATTGAGCTCCACGATCTTCCTCCTGCCGGTAGGATCGAATGAACACTGCGCACTGTATCGAGCACATTGCATCATCGAAATGTGGCGGAAGAACGAATTGAGTGTTTGATTGTGTTCAATGTGAACAAATCGTGAGCGAATCAGATGGTCTGATGCGCGTTTCGCACAGTCGGGAGCAGTCAAATCCATCGTTGATTAGTGCTCGGTGACCAAATCCAGTGTCTGGGCAATCAGCTGCGCTCGAACTGGAGCGGCGCGGAGCTGCATGGAGCGACCGCCGGAGCCTTCCATCGTATACTCGCCCGGAGCCTGGGGCGGGATGGTGTTATCGTTCCATGCTTTTTTGTGTTTTCTGAAGGCGGTGCGGTGTCTAACGATCGATCGAACGGCGATCTGCATGAAGCGCCGGTCCTGGTGAGCGCGA is a genomic window containing:
- the ftsH gene encoding ATP-dependent zinc metalloprotease FtsH, with product MQDNSGKNGNDQKSWIDRVWNRGGGDNKEGKDGEPGSTRPRVPSWLIGLLILALVGWYLYQNFVPRSDSSTTSVPYSVVTAQIDAGNVKEATITDSSIRVELEDPVYWNKTDQEIETASGSDNVETDQLKATIPPVVQTNNQQLMDQLAAQDVVVNGEQQSSSLWTGLLVSFLPILLFLGLILFMGRQMTRGQQNVFGFGRSRARQHDPERPQVTFADVAGEEEAKRELTEVVDFLRNPAKYHQLGARLPRGVLLVGPPGTGKTLMARAVAGEAGVPFFSISASEFVEMFVGVGASRVRDLFEKAKANSPAIIFIDELDAVGRQRFAGLGGSNDEREQTLNQLLVEMDGFDTNQEVIIMAATNRPDVLDPALLRPGRFDRQVTIGLPDRAGRESILKIHSRGIPLSADVDISSLAKGTTGFSGADLSNLVNEAALTAARRNKKLIDKSDFEDALDKVLLGTVRAAIMNDDDRKVIAYHEGGHALIAHLTPGTDPLRKVSIVPRGRALGVAIQSPEEDRYNVSKTYLLGRIDTALGGRAAEIVVFDEITTGAESDLKQATALARRMVGLWGMSEDVGPVYLGTGEEHVFLGREIVQEKAFSDATATRLDQAVRELVESSLGRAIGMVSENRDKLELLVQALLEKETLDATEVTAILGPRPGDAPDEPISLDGAVEEQRVSVDLNGSPIGAAE
- a CDS encoding FAD-dependent oxidoreductase — encoded protein: MSLETSSNSFPATAEAVVIGGGVNGLSAAYQLTRKGIRPVVLERAHIGAGATGKSGALVRAHYTNPQETQLALASMRIFRGWAEQVGAGDPGLEQVGFLRLVSPDDEEALRRNVAMQRELGSDTMIVTRDEIAFIEPFIDTSDITVAAYEPSSGFADSNATAFGFAQAASKRGATILTGVEATRIVTEGGKITGVKTTHGAIATPIVLVAAGAFANRLLLPLDIDLGLFPRRSRVVIFRHPYDLPTNRRHRVVIDSVNSAWIAPVTPTSTLIGVTVGDRDGTDPTDFEETLEQSYIDLARRTLARRFPAFANSTMRGGWTGVYMQSPDGHPIIDKLDQIDGLFVMAGDSGTSFKTAPAIGSCCCDRRWRTTLHGHDAIPCQQIREGKTRIDEFHNTASRRKSRSCGESPGL
- the rsgA gene encoding ribosome small subunit-dependent GTPase A gives rise to the protein MSSTEQTSATLMEGVVVRAHGKWFTVEVPDTGAVWLATPKGSIKRGRQLSDPVVVGDRVQIVDVGDGEARIESVAERRSVLTRPQRGSTVSDQILLANLDQALFVFAVRHPEPHRRMLDRFLVLAEDRGLTAMIGVNKIDLDETLPDGRLLSRSIFGDYESIYPVFYFSARSGAGIPELRAALQDKTTVLTGPSGVGKSSILNALGAERVRDVGAISDATGKGRHTTTSAELINLDSTTFVADTPGIRSLAMHGVAPELLDQRFREFLPYLGQCFYADCRHLTEPGCAVLDAVAAGSVSPERYESYAALQRDRD
- a CDS encoding flavin reductase family protein encodes the protein MLDPDARKRLLRSFTYGLFWVTSELDGERGIFTANWVSQASFDPPMLMLSVEKASSTLPLMQASGRFVIGPFRDDQRELAGNLGRPRIRVGDKIDVFALDVVSMESGGLALADSLGALACEIREYVNAGDSIVLVAEVVEARLFGDGEPLTMAAAGFRHFG
- a CDS encoding ammonium transporter, with protein sequence MELNTGNTAWVLMSSALVMLMTPGLGLFYGGLVRKKNVLSTLMHSYFILCLIAIVWALWGYSIAFGGTGRFIGNLDYIGLRNVGVEPGATGVPAMVFMFFQMMFAIITVALISGAFAERKNFKAFIVFAILWSTLVYSVVCHWVWAAGGWLLDYGAMDFAGGTVVHIASGVTALIAAFVIGRRAGVEKEGFTPHDIPMTLIGAGLLWFGWYGFNAGSALAADGLAANAFVATTLAAAAAGLAWVGMAWIRTGKPSVLGCGVGAVAGLVAVTPAAGYVSPLSSIAIGLVGGIVCFFAAELIRAGGQVDDALDVFAVHGVGGIWGALATGIFADASLNGIGSDGLLYGNPEQLVKQIVAVVAVIAYVSVVSFVLLKIVNAVFGLRASEDAESAGLDLSLHGETAYQM
- a CDS encoding glutaminyl-peptide cyclotransferase, with product MVWQRIAALLLSLIAGAAMVATVVAEAPTIIPVAPVRSYEVVNEYPHDPAAFTQGLILVDGQLYEGTGLNGRSELRLVDLETGAVLERRQLDSEYFGEGVTVLGDSIYQITWQTGVAFVYDRDSFEQTGSFTYDTEGWGLTHDGTSLIMSDGSDQLYYRDPETFEVTKQISVHDGDNPISHLNELEYIDGVIWANVWQTNFIARIDPETGAVIDWLDLAALTQDVVASGQPVDVLNGIAWNPETETVYVTGKLWPTLFEIRLASES
- a CDS encoding 1-deoxy-D-xylulose-5-phosphate synthase N-terminal domain-containing protein, which produces MADADVNITHELPAIDAQELDALKAIERRMLWLSTQMIHHANNVRPNPEKTKVGGHQASSASVISIMTALYFNFLRAGDRVSIKPHASPAYHAAQYLLGNLDRDYLPTLRQYKGLQAYPSRTKDPDPVDFSTGSVGLGAVAPVYAALASRYAQLHWGEDAVTSGRFVALMGDAELDEGNVWETVAEEAIRGLGNVIWIVDLNRQSLDRVIPGVRADRLKALFAGAGWKVFEAKYGTQLEAAMAGPGGSALRRRIDEMSNEEYQALIRLKDGAELRSRISAVADAAYRADILRSLKSTPDDDLRELIANLGGHDLPKLIEVFHQADAVVDAPAVVFAYTVKGWGLPMAGDPLNHSLLLTQSQMDALLPTLGDGIEDVWAGLPENSAAWQLARAAADRLTVSREAGPVFDPATLPSTLDARHPQTTSTQEALGRALARLADIEAVRDRLVTMSPDVATSTHLSGWINKAGVFAFEEGPVYEIGGQQMLKWHPSPEGHHIELGISEMNLFMCLGQFGLSYELTGQHLIPIGTVYDPFVCRGLDALIYSLYVGSKMIFAGTPAGVSLSPEGGAHQSTITPSIGMELPGLVLYEPAFATELEWILLEAIAQVSDREHGLSTYLRLSTKPVDQALIQEPLARFGEAELRRQVLAGGYRLIDRTIHAPELPASDAVNIFVGGIMAPEAIEAAHRLHEEGVAANVIVTTSADKLFASLQDSRRALLRDASATLDLGHLETLIPLDERRAPIVTVQDGASHAMSFLGSVFGVPVVPLGVDEFGQSGTRADLYHQTGIDADQIVNAAMLSLELGAAARG